A stretch of Pseudomonas taetrolens DNA encodes these proteins:
- a CDS encoding porin: protein MRKLLFVIPLLSGACYAEFKVSGVVDLTYEVAHSGGDTVDRLTGAGLSANRIQFKWTQAVNDDIKLNAVYEAMYNPHSDDSTGKREVYYQIISERWGTLSAGRQDTPSANSYGYADPLYGNDYSLINNVQVFYAPWREDNSLMYISPRYEGFQFRGMATLGENDGSRDGVVYSTSIDYWADSPWYFAAAVDRKYQRNLWDNHTMEQATDAYFTLVYTMGTTDLTAVYHRYTGYYAYAPWVDFESNGSDLQLGIRHNFWGNQNVAFSVVYKDDRKNEALSDASGINLAYIYNLNKQTDLYAVYGYVHHNRDSEVRYPVSWNLESPLRNENPEGLQMGVRYRF, encoded by the coding sequence GTGGTGCTTGCTACGCGGAGTTCAAGGTGTCCGGGGTGGTTGACCTGACGTATGAAGTGGCACATTCGGGAGGCGATACCGTGGACCGGTTGACAGGTGCGGGGCTCAGCGCCAACCGCATTCAGTTCAAGTGGACCCAGGCGGTGAACGATGACATCAAGCTCAATGCTGTCTACGAAGCCATGTACAACCCTCATTCCGACGACTCGACCGGCAAACGCGAAGTCTATTACCAGATCATTTCCGAACGTTGGGGGACGCTGAGCGCGGGTCGCCAGGACACGCCGTCAGCCAACAGCTACGGCTACGCCGACCCGTTGTACGGCAACGACTACAGCCTGATCAATAACGTCCAGGTGTTTTATGCACCGTGGCGAGAGGACAACTCGCTGATGTACATCAGCCCGCGGTACGAGGGTTTTCAATTTCGCGGCATGGCCACCCTGGGCGAAAACGACGGCAGCCGCGACGGCGTGGTCTACAGCACCAGCATCGATTACTGGGCGGACAGCCCGTGGTATTTCGCCGCCGCCGTGGACCGCAAATACCAGCGCAACCTGTGGGATAACCACACCATGGAGCAGGCGACCGATGCCTACTTCACGCTGGTCTACACCATGGGCACCACAGACCTGACGGCGGTCTATCATCGTTATACCGGTTACTACGCCTATGCCCCCTGGGTCGATTTCGAGTCCAACGGAAGCGACCTGCAGTTGGGCATCCGCCACAACTTCTGGGGCAACCAGAACGTTGCGTTCAGCGTGGTCTACAAGGATGACCGCAAGAACGAAGCATTGAGCGACGCAAGCGGTATCAACCTGGCCTACATCTATAACCTCAACAAACAGACTGACCTCTACGCCGTGTATGGGTACGTTCACCATAACCGTGATTCCGAGGTGCGCTACCCGGTCAGTTGGAACCTGGAAAGCCCGCTGCGCAACGAAAACCCCGAAGGATTGCAAATGGGCGTGCGCTACAGGTTCTGA